A window of the Serratia sarumanii genome harbors these coding sequences:
- the ghrB gene encoding glyoxylate/hydroxypyruvate reductase GhrB: protein MKPSIVLYKSLPADLRERLEQHFTVHAFNGLQPENRDELRQALQQAEGIIGSGGKIDEAFLKQAPKLRAASTVSVGYDNFDVEALNAHNVLLMHTPTVLTETVADTIMSLVLATARRVVEVAERVKAGEWRGSIGPDWFGVDVHHKTIGILGMGRIGLALAQRAHFGFGMPVLYNARRTHEEAEQRFNARRCDLDTLLAESDFVCITLPLTEQTFHMIGRDQLAKMKKSGILINAGRGPVVDEQALIEALQNGVILAAGLDVFEKEPLPANSPLLSMPNVVALPHIGSATHETRYGMAACAVDNLIAALTGTVKENCVNPQLLRK from the coding sequence ATGAAGCCTTCTATCGTATTGTACAAAAGCCTGCCCGCCGATCTGCGTGAACGTCTGGAACAGCACTTCACCGTGCACGCCTTCAACGGCCTGCAGCCGGAGAACCGCGACGAACTGCGCCAGGCGCTGCAGCAGGCCGAAGGGATCATCGGTTCCGGCGGTAAAATTGACGAAGCCTTCCTGAAGCAGGCGCCCAAACTGCGCGCGGCCTCGACCGTTTCCGTCGGCTACGACAACTTCGACGTCGAGGCGCTCAACGCCCATAACGTGCTGCTGATGCACACCCCGACGGTGCTGACCGAAACCGTCGCCGACACCATCATGAGCCTGGTGCTGGCGACCGCGCGCCGGGTGGTGGAAGTGGCGGAGCGGGTGAAGGCCGGCGAATGGCGCGGCAGCATCGGGCCGGACTGGTTCGGCGTCGACGTGCACCATAAAACCATCGGCATCCTCGGCATGGGGCGCATCGGCCTGGCGCTGGCGCAGCGCGCGCACTTCGGCTTCGGCATGCCGGTGCTGTACAACGCCCGCCGCACGCACGAAGAGGCGGAGCAGCGCTTTAATGCGCGCCGCTGCGATCTGGATACCCTGCTGGCCGAGTCGGATTTCGTTTGCATCACGCTGCCGCTGACCGAACAAACCTTCCACATGATCGGCCGCGATCAGTTGGCGAAGATGAAGAAAAGCGGCATTCTGATCAACGCCGGCCGCGGGCCGGTGGTGGATGAGCAGGCGCTGATCGAAGCGCTGCAAAACGGCGTGATCCTCGCCGCCGGGTTGGACGTGTTCGAGAAAGAGCCGCTGCCGGCCAACTCACCGCTGCTCAGCATGCCGAACGTGGTGGCGTTGCCGCACATCGGCTCCGCCACCCATGAAACGCGCTACGGCATGGCCGCCTGCGCGGTAGATAATTTGATCGCCGCGTTGACCGGCACGGTGAAAGAAAACTGCGTCAACCCGCAGCTGTTGCGGAAATAA
- a CDS encoding putative transporter — MSDIALTVSMLALAAVIGLWMGNWKLYGVGLGIGGVLFGGILVGHFAQSGQINLNGDMLHFIQEFGLILFVYTIGIQVGPGFFSSLRVSGLRLNAFAVLLVLTGGVVAAAVHKLFDVPLPIILGVFSGAVTNTPALGAGQQILTDLGSDPALVDGMGMGYAMAYPFGICGILLVMWLIRLFFRINIEREAQAFESSLGNQRELLHAINVAVRNPNLQGMAIKQVPLLNGEAIVCSRLKRGELLMVPAPHERLELGDYLHLVGKREDLENARLVIGEEVDASLSTRGTALQVVRAVVTNEQVLGKKIRDLNLKQKYDVVISRLNRAGVELVAGSNVTLQFGDILNLVGRPEAIDAVTAIVGNAQQKLQQVQMLPVFIGIGLGVLLGSIPLFVPGFPAALRLGLAGGPLVAALILGRIGSIGKLYWFMPPSANLALRELGIVLFLAVVGLKSGGNFIDTLLHGEGLTWVGYGALITAIPLLSVGILARTVGKMNYLTLSGMLAGSMTDPPALAFANGLHPTSGAAALSYATVYPLAMFLRIMSPQLLAVLFWTL; from the coding sequence ATGAGCGATATCGCCCTGACCGTCAGCATGTTGGCGCTGGCGGCCGTCATTGGGCTGTGGATGGGGAACTGGAAGCTGTACGGCGTTGGGCTGGGCATCGGCGGCGTGCTGTTCGGCGGCATCCTGGTCGGCCACTTCGCCCAGAGCGGGCAAATCAACCTGAACGGGGACATGCTGCACTTTATTCAGGAGTTTGGCCTGATCCTGTTCGTGTACACCATCGGCATTCAGGTCGGCCCCGGTTTCTTCTCTTCGCTGCGCGTCTCCGGGCTGCGCCTCAACGCCTTCGCGGTGCTGCTGGTGCTGACCGGCGGCGTCGTGGCGGCGGCGGTACACAAGCTGTTCGACGTGCCGCTGCCGATCATCCTCGGCGTGTTCTCCGGCGCGGTCACCAACACCCCGGCGCTGGGCGCCGGTCAGCAAATCCTGACCGATCTCGGTTCCGATCCGGCGTTGGTGGACGGCATGGGGATGGGTTACGCCATGGCCTATCCGTTCGGCATATGCGGCATCCTGCTGGTGATGTGGCTGATTCGGCTGTTTTTTCGCATCAACATCGAGCGCGAGGCGCAGGCGTTTGAAAGCAGCCTGGGCAATCAGCGTGAGCTGCTGCACGCCATCAACGTGGCGGTGCGCAACCCCAATCTGCAGGGCATGGCGATCAAGCAGGTGCCGCTGCTCAACGGTGAAGCGATCGTCTGTTCGCGCCTCAAACGCGGGGAGCTGCTGATGGTGCCGGCGCCGCACGAGCGGCTTGAGCTGGGCGACTACCTGCACCTGGTGGGCAAACGCGAAGATCTGGAGAACGCCCGACTGGTGATCGGCGAAGAGGTGGACGCCTCGCTGTCCACGCGCGGCACCGCGCTGCAGGTGGTGAGGGCGGTGGTGACCAACGAGCAGGTGCTGGGCAAGAAAATCCGCGATCTGAACCTGAAGCAAAAGTATGACGTGGTAATTTCACGCCTCAACCGCGCCGGCGTGGAGCTGGTGGCCGGCAGCAACGTGACGCTGCAATTCGGCGACATTCTGAACCTGGTCGGCCGGCCGGAGGCCATCGACGCGGTGACGGCAATCGTCGGCAACGCCCAACAAAAACTGCAGCAGGTGCAGATGCTGCCGGTGTTTATCGGCATCGGCCTTGGGGTGCTGCTCGGCTCCATTCCGCTGTTCGTGCCCGGCTTCCCGGCGGCATTGCGGCTGGGGCTGGCCGGCGGGCCGCTGGTGGCGGCGCTGATCCTGGGGCGCATCGGCAGCATCGGCAAGCTGTACTGGTTTATGCCGCCGAGCGCCAACCTGGCGCTGCGCGAACTGGGTATCGTGCTGTTTCTGGCGGTGGTCGGATTGAAGTCGGGTGGCAACTTCATCGATACCTTGCTGCACGGCGAGGGGCTGACGTGGGTCGGGTACGGCGCGTTGATCACCGCCATTCCGCTGCTGAGCGTCGGTATTCTGGCGCGCACGGTGGGCAAGATGAACTACCTGACGCTGTCCGGCATGCTGGCGGGATCGATGACCGATCCGCCGGCGCTGGCCTTCGCCAACGGTCTGCATCCTACCAGCGGCGCCGCCGCGCTGTCTTACGCCACCGTGTATCCGCTGGCGATGTTCCTGCGCATCATGTCGCCGCAGCTGCTGGCGGTGCTGTTCTGGACGCTGTAA
- a CDS encoding MFS transporter, giving the protein MNKATVAAKRWWYIMPIVFITYSLAYLDRANFSFASAAGINEDLGITKGMSSLLGALFFLGYFFFQIPGAIYAERRSVKKLIFWCLILWGGCASLTGVVSNIPMLAAIRFILGVVEAAVMPAMLIYISNWFTKSERSRANTFLILGNPVTVLWMSVVSGYLIHAFGWREMFIIEGIPAVIWAFCWWVLAKDKPAQAGWLSADEKQALQQQLDEEQKGIKAVRNYGEAFRSRNVILLCVQYFAWSIGVYGFVLWLPSILRSGMQMGMVEAGWLSAVPYLAATIAMIVVSWASDKMQNRKLFVWPLLLIGALAFFGSYAVGANHFWISYGLLVVAGAAMYAPYGPFFAIIPEMLPKNVAGGAMALINSMGALGSFFGSWFVGYLNGATGSPAASYMFMAIALVVAVVLTLIVKPARNEIQPQLA; this is encoded by the coding sequence ATGAACAAAGCGACTGTCGCGGCCAAACGCTGGTGGTACATCATGCCCATCGTGTTTATCACCTACAGCCTGGCCTATCTCGATCGCGCCAACTTCAGCTTCGCCTCTGCCGCCGGCATCAATGAAGATCTCGGCATCACCAAAGGCATGTCCTCGCTGCTGGGCGCGCTGTTTTTCCTCGGTTATTTCTTCTTCCAAATTCCCGGCGCCATCTACGCCGAACGCCGCAGCGTCAAAAAATTGATCTTCTGGTGCCTGATCCTGTGGGGCGGCTGCGCCTCGCTGACCGGCGTGGTGAGCAATATTCCGATGCTGGCCGCCATCCGCTTTATCCTCGGCGTGGTGGAAGCGGCGGTGATGCCGGCGATGCTGATCTACATCAGCAACTGGTTCACCAAATCGGAGCGGTCACGCGCCAATACCTTCCTGATCCTCGGCAACCCGGTGACGGTGCTGTGGATGTCGGTGGTGTCCGGCTACCTGATCCACGCCTTCGGCTGGCGCGAAATGTTCATCATCGAAGGCATTCCGGCGGTTATCTGGGCGTTCTGCTGGTGGGTGCTGGCGAAAGACAAACCGGCGCAGGCCGGCTGGTTGAGTGCCGATGAGAAACAGGCGCTGCAGCAGCAGCTGGACGAAGAGCAGAAAGGCATCAAGGCCGTGCGCAACTACGGCGAAGCCTTCCGTTCGCGCAACGTGATCCTGCTGTGCGTGCAGTACTTCGCCTGGAGCATCGGCGTGTACGGCTTCGTGCTGTGGCTGCCTTCCATCCTGCGCAGCGGCATGCAGATGGGCATGGTGGAAGCCGGCTGGCTGTCGGCGGTGCCTTACCTGGCGGCGACCATCGCCATGATCGTGGTCTCCTGGGCGTCGGACAAAATGCAAAACCGCAAGCTGTTCGTCTGGCCGCTACTGCTGATCGGCGCGCTGGCGTTCTTCGGCTCTTACGCCGTCGGCGCCAACCACTTCTGGATCTCCTACGGCCTGCTGGTGGTCGCCGGCGCCGCGATGTACGCCCCCTACGGGCCGTTCTTCGCCATCATTCCGGAAATGCTGCCGAAAAACGTCGCCGGGGGCGCCATGGCGCTGATCAACAGCATGGGCGCGCTGGGGTCGTTCTTCGGTTCGTGGTTCGTCGGCTATCTGAATGGCGCCACCGGCAGCCCGGCGGCCTCTTACATGTTTATGGCCATCGCACTGGTGGTGGCAGTGGTGTTGACGCTGATCGTCAAACCCGCCCGCAACGAGATCCAGCCGCAATTGGCTTGA
- a CDS encoding ribbon-helix-helix domain-containing protein → MTRIVIDLPEEDLRQLDNLKNIRHIPRAEIIRQAVSRYLTENHVEDPSNAFGLWSGAMGDGVDYENRQREEWE, encoded by the coding sequence ATGACTCGCATCGTGATCGATTTACCTGAAGAAGACCTGCGGCAGCTCGACAATCTGAAAAATATCCGCCACATTCCCCGGGCCGAAATCATCCGTCAGGCCGTCTCCCGTTATCTGACGGAGAACCACGTTGAAGATCCCAGCAATGCTTTCGGGCTCTGGTCCGGGGCGATGGGCGATGGCGTAGACTACGAAAATCGTCAGCGCGAGGAGTGGGAATAA
- a CDS encoding valine--pyruvate transaminase codes for MTFSLFGEKFTRYAGITRLMDDLNEGLRTPGAIMLGGGNPAQIPEMEAYFKQLCQEMLDQGKLTEALCNYDGPQGKDALLKALANLLCDELGWEISPQNIALTNGSQSAFFYLFNLFAGRYADGSRRRVLFPLAPEYIGYADAGLDEGLFVSAKPNIELLPDGQFKYHVDFEHLTIGDDIGMICVSRPTNPTGNVITDEELMKLDLLAQQRDIPLVIDNAYGVPFPGIIFSDATPLWNPNTILCMSLSKLGLPGSRCGIVIADEKVITALTNMNGIISLSPGSMGPAMATEMIARGDLLRLSNEVIRPFYKQRVEHTIEIIRRYLSPERCLIHKPEGAIFLWLWFKDLPITTEVLYQRLKKRGVLMVPGHYFFPGLEHEWPHTHQCMRMNYVPDPEKIERGVAILAEEIERAHQEG; via the coding sequence ATGACTTTCTCACTTTTCGGCGAAAAATTTACCCGTTATGCGGGCATTACCCGTTTGATGGACGACCTGAACGAAGGCCTGCGCACCCCCGGTGCCATCATGCTCGGCGGCGGCAACCCGGCGCAGATCCCAGAGATGGAAGCCTACTTCAAACAGCTGTGCCAGGAGATGCTCGATCAGGGCAAACTGACCGAAGCGCTGTGCAACTACGACGGCCCGCAAGGCAAGGACGCGCTGCTGAAAGCGCTGGCCAATCTGCTGTGCGACGAGCTCGGCTGGGAGATTTCGCCACAGAATATTGCACTGACTAACGGCAGCCAAAGCGCGTTTTTCTACTTGTTCAACCTGTTCGCCGGCCGCTACGCCGACGGTTCGCGCCGCCGCGTGCTGTTCCCGCTGGCGCCGGAATACATCGGCTATGCCGACGCCGGGCTGGACGAAGGGCTGTTCGTCTCCGCCAAACCGAACATCGAGCTGCTGCCGGACGGCCAGTTCAAATATCACGTTGATTTCGAACACCTCACCATCGGCGACGACATCGGCATGATCTGCGTTTCGCGGCCGACCAACCCGACCGGCAACGTGATCACCGACGAAGAGCTGATGAAGCTCGACCTGCTGGCGCAGCAGCGCGACATTCCGCTGGTGATCGACAACGCCTACGGCGTGCCGTTCCCCGGCATCATCTTCAGCGACGCCACGCCGCTGTGGAACCCGAACACCATCCTGTGCATGAGCCTGTCCAAGCTCGGCCTACCGGGCTCGCGCTGCGGCATCGTGATCGCCGACGAGAAGGTGATCACCGCGCTGACCAACATGAACGGCATCATCAGCCTGTCGCCGGGCAGCATGGGGCCGGCGATGGCGACGGAAATGATCGCGCGCGGCGATCTGCTGCGCCTGTCGAACGAGGTGATTCGCCCGTTCTACAAACAGCGCGTCGAGCACACCATCGAGATTATCCGCCGCTACCTGTCGCCGGAGCGCTGCCTGATCCACAAACCGGAAGGGGCTATCTTCCTCTGGCTGTGGTTCAAAGATCTGCCGATCACCACCGAAGTACTGTATCAGCGCCTGAAAAAGCGCGGCGTGCTGATGGTGCCGGGCCATTACTTCTTCCCGGGGCTGGAGCACGAATGGCCGCACACCCACCAGTGCATGCGCATGAACTACGTGCCCGATCCGGAGAAAATCGAGCGCGGCGTGGCGATCCTGGCGGAAGAGATCGAACGCGCGCATCAGGAAGGCTAA
- a CDS encoding alpha-amylase, giving the protein MKLLPLPLLMLLSPSVLAGWTLPGFPAFDETAAGLFTSQAALPKGQLPLRLYLDNHCWQPAEAVKLNQTLSLQPCGAHPPASWRQFRAGDYQVRIDTRSGTPTLQLSLRSAPESAAVVARSCPRWDGKPVTVDVASTFAEGETLRDFYSGQTAQVSQGKITLQPTAASGGLLLLESAATAKPAAFSWHNATVYFVLTDRFENGNPANDHSYGRRSDGLQEIGTFHGGDLAGLTQKLDYLQQLGVNALWISSPLEQIHGWVGGGTKGDFPHYAYHGYYALDWTRLDANMGTEQELRTLVEQAHRRGIRILFDVVVNHVGYATLADMQTFHFGSLYLQGAEVEKTLGKNWGDWRPGPGQNWHSFNDYINFSDKAGWRQWWGKNWIRTDIGDYDSPGYDDLTMSLAFLPDIKTEAPGASGLPLFYRHKPDTAARDMPGATTRDYLTVWLSQWVRDYGIDGFRVDTAKHVEKPTLALLKQRATAALAAWKADHPQQALDDAPFWMTGEAWGHGVMKSDYYQNGFDAMINFDFQDQAAQALGCFADIDATYRQMAERLQDFNVLSYLSSHDTRLFFASDAKGSLPLQQRAANLLLLAPGAVQIYYGDESGRPLGPTGSDPLQGTRSDMNWRELLGEKAPMLAHWQRLGQFRARHPAIGGGVQTPQPHAAYYAFSRRLGDDKVMVVWAGERSQ; this is encoded by the coding sequence ATGAAACTGTTACCCCTGCCCTTGTTGATGCTGCTGTCGCCTTCGGTGCTGGCCGGCTGGACGCTGCCGGGTTTCCCGGCCTTCGACGAAACTGCCGCCGGGCTGTTTACCAGCCAGGCCGCGCTGCCCAAAGGCCAACTGCCGCTGCGCCTGTATCTGGATAACCACTGCTGGCAGCCGGCCGAGGCGGTGAAGCTTAACCAGACGCTGTCGCTGCAGCCCTGCGGCGCCCATCCGCCGGCCAGCTGGCGGCAGTTCCGCGCCGGCGACTATCAGGTGCGCATCGACACCCGCAGCGGCACGCCGACGCTGCAGCTCAGCCTGCGCAGCGCGCCGGAAAGCGCCGCCGTTGTTGCCCGCAGCTGCCCGCGCTGGGACGGCAAGCCGGTCACGGTCGACGTCGCCTCCACCTTCGCCGAAGGCGAAACGCTGCGCGATTTCTATTCCGGCCAAACGGCGCAGGTGAGCCAGGGGAAAATCACGCTGCAGCCCACCGCCGCCAGCGGCGGCCTGTTGCTGCTGGAGTCCGCCGCCACGGCGAAACCGGCGGCGTTCAGCTGGCATAACGCCACAGTCTACTTCGTGCTGACCGATCGCTTTGAGAACGGCAACCCGGCCAACGACCACAGCTACGGGCGCCGCAGCGACGGCCTGCAGGAAATAGGCACCTTTCACGGCGGCGATCTGGCCGGCCTGACGCAAAAACTGGATTATCTGCAGCAGCTCGGCGTCAACGCCTTGTGGATCAGCTCGCCGCTGGAGCAGATCCACGGCTGGGTCGGCGGCGGCACCAAAGGCGATTTCCCGCATTACGCCTATCACGGCTATTACGCGCTGGACTGGACTCGCCTCGACGCCAACATGGGCACCGAACAGGAGCTGCGCACGCTGGTCGAACAAGCGCATCGGCGCGGCATTCGCATTCTGTTCGACGTGGTGGTGAACCATGTCGGTTACGCCACGCTGGCGGATATGCAGACGTTTCACTTCGGCTCGCTGTATCTGCAAGGCGCGGAGGTGGAGAAAACCCTGGGGAAAAACTGGGGCGACTGGCGCCCCGGGCCAGGGCAAAACTGGCACAGTTTCAACGACTACATCAACTTCAGCGACAAGGCGGGCTGGCGCCAATGGTGGGGGAAAAACTGGATCCGCACCGACATCGGCGACTATGACTCACCGGGCTATGACGATCTGACGATGTCGCTGGCCTTCCTGCCGGACATCAAAACCGAAGCGCCCGGCGCCAGCGGCCTGCCGCTGTTCTATCGCCACAAACCCGACACCGCCGCGCGCGACATGCCCGGCGCCACCACCCGCGATTACCTGACCGTCTGGCTCAGCCAGTGGGTGCGCGATTACGGCATCGACGGTTTTCGCGTCGATACCGCCAAGCACGTGGAAAAACCGACGCTGGCGCTGTTGAAGCAGCGCGCCACGGCGGCATTGGCGGCGTGGAAAGCGGATCATCCGCAGCAGGCGCTGGATGACGCGCCGTTTTGGATGACCGGCGAGGCCTGGGGCCACGGGGTGATGAAAAGCGACTATTACCAAAACGGCTTCGACGCGATGATCAACTTCGACTTCCAGGACCAGGCGGCGCAGGCATTGGGCTGCTTTGCCGACATTGATGCCACCTACCGGCAGATGGCCGAGCGGCTGCAGGATTTCAACGTGCTGAGCTACCTCTCTTCACACGACACCCGGCTGTTCTTCGCCAGCGACGCCAAAGGCTCGCTGCCGCTGCAACAGCGGGCGGCGAACCTGCTGTTGCTGGCGCCGGGCGCGGTGCAGATTTACTACGGCGATGAAAGCGGCCGCCCGCTCGGCCCCACCGGTTCCGATCCGCTGCAGGGCACCCGCTCCGACATGAACTGGCGTGAGCTGCTGGGGGAAAAAGCCCCGATGCTGGCCCACTGGCAACGGTTGGGGCAGTTCCGCGCTCGCCATCCGGCGATCGGCGGCGGCGTGCAAACCCCGCAGCCACACGCCGCCTACTACGCCTTCAGCCGCCGGCTCGGCGACGATAAGGTGATGGTGGTGTGGGCCGGCGAACGGTCACAATAA
- a CDS encoding sugar kinase: MTTLTATTAQQAPLDVVTLGEAMAMFVAAQTGDLAEVETFTKRIAGAELNVAIGLARLGMNVGWVSRVGNDSFGRFTLQQLKKEGINYRQVTVDGHYPTGFQVKSKTADGTDPSVEYFRKGSAASHLSVADFNPEYFGSARHLHLSGVAAALSSESLALCHHAAREMRAMGKTISFDPNLRPVLWPSREVMIEQLNQLAFAADWVLPGLKEGQILTGQSTPEGIADFYLERGVQAVIIKTGPDGAWFKTAAGDKAAVAAVKVDNVVDTVGAGDGFAVGTLSALLEGKTLIQAVQRGNKIGSLAIQAIGDSEGLPTRAALAE, encoded by the coding sequence ATGACAACGTTAACGGCAACGACGGCGCAGCAGGCGCCCCTGGATGTGGTCACGCTGGGCGAAGCCATGGCGATGTTCGTGGCGGCGCAAACCGGCGATTTGGCGGAGGTGGAAACCTTCACCAAACGCATCGCCGGCGCCGAGCTGAACGTGGCGATCGGCCTGGCGCGCCTGGGCATGAATGTCGGCTGGGTCAGCCGCGTCGGCAACGATTCGTTCGGCCGCTTCACCCTGCAGCAGCTGAAAAAAGAAGGCATCAACTACCGGCAGGTGACGGTCGACGGCCACTATCCCACCGGCTTTCAGGTGAAATCCAAAACCGCCGATGGTACCGATCCCAGCGTGGAGTACTTCCGCAAAGGCTCGGCGGCCAGCCACCTGTCGGTCGCCGATTTCAACCCTGAGTATTTCGGTTCCGCGCGCCACCTGCACCTGAGCGGCGTGGCGGCGGCGCTGTCCAGCGAATCGCTGGCGCTGTGCCACCATGCGGCGCGCGAGATGCGCGCCATGGGCAAAACCATTTCGTTCGATCCCAATCTGCGCCCGGTGCTGTGGCCCAGCCGCGAGGTGATGATCGAGCAGCTGAACCAACTGGCGTTCGCCGCCGACTGGGTGCTGCCGGGGCTGAAAGAAGGGCAGATCCTCACCGGCCAATCGACGCCGGAAGGCATCGCCGATTTCTATCTGGAACGCGGCGTGCAGGCGGTGATCATCAAAACCGGCCCGGACGGCGCCTGGTTTAAAACCGCCGCCGGCGACAAGGCGGCAGTGGCCGCGGTCAAGGTCGACAACGTGGTGGATACCGTCGGCGCCGGTGACGGCTTTGCCGTCGGCACCCTCAGCGCCCTGCTGGAAGGCAAAACGCTGATACAGGCGGTGCAGCGCGGCAACAAAATCGGTTCGCTGGCGATCCAGGCCATCGGCGACAGCGAGGGCCTGCCGACCCGCGCGGCGCTGGCCGAATAA
- the ibpB gene encoding small heat shock chaperone IbpB yields the protein MRNYDLSPLLRQWIGFDKLASSMGGQEPQGFPPYNIEKSDDNHYRISLALAGFRQSELNIEVEGPRLTVSGKPTPPEKQVEYLHQGLVCKEFQLTFTLAEHLQVSEAKFENGLLHIDLVRQVPEALQPQRIAIGATPELEAK from the coding sequence ATGCGTAATTACGATTTATCCCCGCTTCTGCGTCAGTGGATTGGTTTTGATAAATTGGCCAGCTCAATGGGCGGCCAGGAACCCCAGGGGTTCCCGCCGTATAACATCGAGAAAAGCGATGACAATCACTACCGCATTTCTCTGGCGCTGGCCGGTTTCCGGCAGAGCGAACTGAATATTGAAGTGGAAGGGCCGCGGCTGACCGTCAGCGGTAAACCCACTCCGCCGGAAAAACAGGTCGAATACCTGCATCAGGGCCTGGTGTGCAAAGAGTTCCAGTTGACCTTCACCCTGGCGGAGCATCTGCAGGTGTCGGAGGCCAAATTTGAAAACGGCCTGCTGCACATCGATCTGGTGCGTCAGGTGCCGGAAGCCTTGCAGCCGCAGCGCATCGCCATCGGGGCGACGCCGGAGCTGGAAGCCAAATAA
- the ibpA gene encoding small heat shock chaperone IbpA, with product MRNFDLSPLYRSAIGFDRLFNALEAGQSQGNGGYPPYNVELVDENHYRIAIAVAGFAEQELEITTQDNLLIVRGAHNNEPAEKTYLYQGIAERNFERKFQLAEHIQIKGAKLENGLLYIDMQRIVPETLKPRRIEIK from the coding sequence ATGCGTAATTTTGATCTTTCCCCGCTATACCGTTCCGCCATTGGTTTCGATCGCCTGTTCAACGCGCTGGAAGCCGGCCAGAGTCAGGGCAACGGCGGTTATCCGCCTTATAATGTCGAGCTGGTGGACGAAAATCATTATCGCATCGCCATCGCGGTAGCCGGGTTTGCCGAGCAGGAGCTGGAGATCACCACGCAAGATAATCTGCTGATCGTGCGCGGGGCGCACAATAACGAACCGGCAGAAAAAACCTATTTATATCAGGGCATCGCCGAGCGTAATTTCGAGCGTAAATTCCAGCTGGCCGAACACATTCAAATTAAAGGTGCCAAACTGGAGAATGGCCTGTTGTATATCGACATGCAACGCATCGTGCCGGAAACATTAAAACCGCGCCGCATCGAAATTAAATAA
- a CDS encoding LacI family DNA-binding transcriptional regulator, giving the protein MSTGKATRASGRATISDVASIAKTGKTSVSRYLNGEQHLLSDDLKQRIEQAIQQLDYRPSQMARSLKGGQTRLIGLILADITNPYSVDVMRGIEAACRQHGFTLLVCNTNNEVNQEQHYLQLLSSYRVEGIVVNAVGMREEALSTLQQSMLPMVLIDRKIPDFACDVVGLNNREAATVATEHLLQQGFEAILFLSEPLGTVNTRLERLHAFRHTMAQHPTLSAEQAETPLNDRQKLEQVLSDFSDRHRGMRKAVISANGALTLQVARAMRRLGIQWGNDIGLLGFDELEWAELAGVGITTLKQPTYQMGHAALERLVQRIQGLAAPSGEQMFSGELIVRGSTTR; this is encoded by the coding sequence GTGAGCACAGGCAAGGCAACGCGCGCCTCAGGACGCGCCACCATCAGCGATGTGGCCAGCATCGCCAAAACCGGCAAGACCAGCGTGTCGCGCTATCTGAATGGTGAACAGCACCTGCTTTCCGACGATCTCAAACAGCGCATCGAACAGGCGATCCAGCAGCTCGACTACCGGCCAAGCCAGATGGCGCGCAGCCTGAAGGGCGGCCAGACCCGCCTGATCGGCCTGATCCTCGCCGATATCACCAACCCCTATTCGGTGGACGTGATGCGCGGCATCGAGGCTGCCTGCCGCCAGCACGGCTTTACCCTGCTGGTGTGTAACACCAACAACGAAGTCAATCAGGAACAGCACTACCTGCAGCTGCTCAGCAGTTACCGGGTGGAGGGCATCGTGGTCAACGCGGTCGGCATGCGCGAGGAAGCGTTATCCACGCTGCAGCAGTCGATGCTGCCGATGGTGCTGATCGACCGCAAAATCCCCGATTTCGCCTGCGACGTGGTGGGTCTGAACAACCGCGAAGCCGCCACCGTCGCCACCGAACACCTGCTGCAACAAGGTTTCGAAGCGATTTTGTTCCTCAGCGAGCCGCTCGGTACGGTCAATACCCGTCTCGAGCGCCTGCACGCTTTCAGACATACCATGGCGCAGCACCCCACGCTGTCGGCGGAGCAGGCCGAAACGCCGCTCAACGATCGGCAGAAGCTGGAGCAGGTGCTGAGCGATTTCAGCGACCGCCATCGCGGCATGCGCAAGGCGGTGATCTCCGCCAACGGCGCCCTGACGCTGCAGGTGGCGCGCGCCATGCGCCGGCTCGGCATCCAGTGGGGCAACGACATCGGCCTGCTGGGCTTCGACGAGCTGGAGTGGGCGGAGCTGGCGGGCGTCGGCATCACCACGCTGAAACAGCCCACCTACCAAATGGGGCACGCGGCGCTGGAGCGGCTGGTGCAGCGCATTCAGGGCCTGGCAGCCCCCAGCGGCGAGCAGATGTTCTCCGGCGAGCTGATCGTCCGCGGCTCCACCACCCGCTAA
- a CDS encoding type II toxin-antitoxin system VapC family toxin, whose translation MVAQRALFDTNILIDYLNGIPQAKDVLTEYHINPAISAITWMEVMVGAKKQGPALELKTRQFLGQFLLLPITDEVAERAVELRHSQHVKLPDAIVWATAQVGFRTLISRNPKDFGTDNGVLMPYRL comes from the coding sequence ATGGTGGCTCAACGGGCGTTATTCGACACCAATATCCTGATCGATTATCTCAACGGCATTCCTCAAGCCAAAGACGTTCTGACCGAATACCACATCAACCCGGCTATTAGCGCCATCACCTGGATGGAAGTGATGGTGGGTGCCAAAAAACAGGGGCCGGCGCTGGAGTTGAAAACGCGCCAGTTTTTAGGGCAATTCCTGCTGCTGCCTATTACCGATGAAGTTGCCGAACGCGCCGTAGAACTGCGCCACTCACAGCATGTGAAGCTGCCGGACGCCATTGTCTGGGCCACCGCGCAGGTGGGGTTCCGGACGCTCATCTCCCGCAACCCCAAAGATTTTGGCACTGACAACGGCGTGTTAATGCCTTATCGGCTGTAG